Part of the Paenibacillus guangzhouensis genome is shown below.
TGGGTCTCGGTAACTGGAACGTTACGCCGGACTCCCTCGGGCCGCTTGTCGTCGAGAATACCATGATTACGAGGCATTACTTTGAATTAACACCGGATCAAGTGAGTCCAGGATACCGACCTGTGAGTGCGGTCGCACCAGGCGTGCTCGGGATCACAGGAATCGAATCGAGCGAGATTGTTCAAGGGATTATCGATAAAATCAAACCGGATCTGGTAATTGCGATCGATGCACTGGCCTCGAAGGCGCTCGAACGCGTCAATACGACCATTCAAATTGCTGACATCGGCATTCACCCGGGATCTGGCATTGGCAATAAACGAAGAGGGTTAACGAAAGAAATTCTTGGCATTCCGTGCATCGCTATAGGTGTGCCAACAGTCTGCTATGCATCCACCATCGTGAACAATGCGATTGAGATGATGCGTGCGCATTTCCAACAGGAGACGAATAAGACGAAGGAAATCATGGGCATGCTCGATGATATCCCTGAGAACGACCGCTTGATGCTCGTGAAGGAAGTATTGCAGCCACTGGGGCATGATCTCATCGTCACACCGAAGGAAATCGATGAATTCATCGAGGATATCGCGAATATTATCGCCAGCGGATTGAACGCAGCGCTGCACCAAGCTGTGGATATGGACAACGTTGGGGCATATACGCACTAAGCCCCTCCTCCCCTTCCCTCCTCCCCTCTCCAAAATCGAATCCCTCCGATTGCAAAAGGGGGGGAGGTATAGGTTGAAAGCCTTTGAAATGAATATGAAAGGGGGAGGGGGCATCTCACGGAGGAGTTTACGTCCGCTCTTTGGTAGCCATTTGCATCCTTGTGTCTAATCAAAAAGCAAATGGCGGACAAGAAGCGGCAGGAGTGAGACGCCCCTTCCCTGCAATCCATTCATTTCTATTAGTCTTTCATATTTCCCCCTCTCTACTTTTTCAAACCTATGGATTCGATTTTGGTTCTACTTGCTAGATTCTCCTCATAGGCTTAAGTATCGCTAGATTTACAGGAGGAGATATGAATGAAGACCACCACATTTCAGACGATACATATTCCTAAACTAAAGCGGCGGATGATGCAGATGCTCGTCACGGGCAGAACGTTTGCGGTCCTAACCATTTGCTCGATGCTCTTTTTTATATTGCTAGGACTTGGAACGATGCTGCATAAGCAGGTCAATACGTCGCCAAGCACTTCCATGAAGGGATTTGCCGCAGCGGTTTCAAGTCACTTCTTTCTGGATATGATAGGAATGGAGATTCCGCATATGAATGTCGCCTCAGAAGAGCCGATTCTATCAAAGCAAAAGATTGGCGCATTTCTGTTCCAAATGCTCACGAATGTGAATCCCATGGATCCCAAGAGCATGTTGTCGCATGAGATGCCTGGACTTGGCCGCGATGATGCCGTTCCGCTGCGTATTGGGGTTGGGAATGACACCATGACAGGTCCGGAAGATTATCATGATGCAGCATTGCCGAAGGATGAGGCGCATCCGAATGATATGCCAACACCGACCGTAGACATTCCGAAGAAAGACGTCCCGACGATCCCGGAGAAAGTTCCAGCGAAGGATACGGATATTGGTAAAGCGGGGAATGATCCCAAGCAAGCAACCTCAGGTAAAAAGGTCGTATTCATCTATCACTCGCACAACAGAGAATCGTGGAATCCCGTCTTAGGGGAGACCGTCAAAGAACCATCGTCTTCGAAAAAAAATATAACACTCGTCGGAGAACGTATGGCGAAAACGCTCGAGAAGCTCGGTGTCGGTACCTTGCATTCGTCGACGGATTATATGACGACAATGAAATCGTACAGTTGGAATTATTCTTATAAATACTCCCGTGCAACGGTGAAAGAAGCTATGGCTCAGAATCAAGAACTGCAATACTTCTTCGATATCCATCGCGATTCGCAGAAGCGCGAGAAGACAACCGTTAGAATCAACGGCAAAGATTATGCACAGGTGTTCTTCATTATTGGCCATGGGAACAAAAACTGGCGTCAGAACGAAGCATTCGCCAGCAAAATTCACGACAAACTTGAAAAGGAATATCCAGGTATATCCCGTGGCGTATGGGGAAAGACATCGGCCAACGGCAATGGGGAATATAATCAATCCCTCTCTCCGAACAGCTTCCTGATTGAAATCGGCGGAGTAGATAATACGCTCGAAGAGAGTTATCGAACAGCAGATGTGCTAGCGCAGCTGATCGCAGATACGTATCGCAATGCAGAGAAAGTGAGCAGTCCTGCGAGCAGCAGCTCGGGGGCGAAGAATAAATAGAAGCACAAAAGGAGGCGTTCTCCATGTCTATTTTTAAGCGGAGAGTATTTGTAATGGTTGCCATGATCGCGGTTGGGGTAATGTTAGGTCTGAATCTCGCTTCATCGGGGATTGAACGAATTCAAGGTCCAGCCGAACTTCAGAATAATCCACCAGCTTGGACGGTTCAGCAGCCGTTAGATACGACGGCACAGGCAGAGGAGGACGCCGCACAGGAGCGAACCGCTAATAAGAAGGTACACGAGGTTCAGCAGACCGTCGTCAAAGACGGTGTTCTGGATGGGGTGCATACC
Proteins encoded:
- the gpr gene encoding GPR endopeptidase; translated protein: MNDNLDLQQYSVRTDLALEAKEMAAATHGSQIPGVLEQIEEDRGIKVTRIDVESEAGARVLGRVQGHYITLEVPELRNKDTDLQDRVATKFAQEFAAFLTKLGIKEMDKVLIVGLGNWNVTPDSLGPLVVENTMITRHYFELTPDQVSPGYRPVSAVAPGVLGITGIESSEIVQGIIDKIKPDLVIAIDALASKALERVNTTIQIADIGIHPGSGIGNKRRGLTKEILGIPCIAIGVPTVCYASTIVNNAIEMMRAHFQQETNKTKEIMGMLDDIPENDRLMLVKEVLQPLGHDLIVTPKEIDEFIEDIANIIASGLNAALHQAVDMDNVGAYTH
- the spoIIP gene encoding stage II sporulation protein P, producing MKTTTFQTIHIPKLKRRMMQMLVTGRTFAVLTICSMLFFILLGLGTMLHKQVNTSPSTSMKGFAAAVSSHFFLDMIGMEIPHMNVASEEPILSKQKIGAFLFQMLTNVNPMDPKSMLSHEMPGLGRDDAVPLRIGVGNDTMTGPEDYHDAALPKDEAHPNDMPTPTVDIPKKDVPTIPEKVPAKDTDIGKAGNDPKQATSGKKVVFIYHSHNRESWNPVLGETVKEPSSSKKNITLVGERMAKTLEKLGVGTLHSSTDYMTTMKSYSWNYSYKYSRATVKEAMAQNQELQYFFDIHRDSQKREKTTVRINGKDYAQVFFIIGHGNKNWRQNEAFASKIHDKLEKEYPGISRGVWGKTSANGNGEYNQSLSPNSFLIEIGGVDNTLEESYRTADVLAQLIADTYRNAEKVSSPASSSSGAKNK